GCCCCCCCCCAGCTGGCTTCCCTACATGGTGGCACTTCCCAGACCATGCACCCCGGTTTAGCCCTCTGCTTCTGTTTTGGTGGTGATGAGACCGTCCTTCAGGACTGAGCAGGGGACCAGAACCTGAGGTCACTCGTTCACTCGCCAGCATCTCCTTCCCTGACATGGCCAGTGGCCTGGGCACAAGCCCTTTAACTGCTTGGTAAGCAAAAATGGCTTTTGCGGCAATGTGCACCCCTCATGCTTACAGGAGGATTTTGTGCAGCGCTCGGTAGAGGAATAAGACGTTGTTCACGTAGAGCTCGCGGAGTTTGTTCACCTTCCGCAGTTGAAGGCTGAATCTATGGGAAAACCACCTGTTTATGGAGCAGCCTGTGAAGACCTGCGGGCTCAAGTCAGAGAGATGGAGGACGCAAAGGTTCCTCATCTCGATCaggacaaaacaaaaatgttccatTATTTCTCGAGTCCAGTGCTAAGCATTCACCTCCAGTTCCTGCACGTAGTACAGTGGCAGAGTCCTCAGGAATTTAGAGAGTTTCAAGTAGAAACCCCCGATCTGCAGCTTCTCGCAGTATATACGGAccacccccttcctctcctccacccACTCCCTGAGGCTGCCAAGGAATCTTTGGAAGACTTTGTCCAGATCGAAATGTATGAAGATCTTCAAGCGTGGCCTCGCAGCTCTTTGGCtgcatttctctctttcctttggaGACGTGGCGTCTTGTGAGCAGGCACCCAGTGGGGCTCTGGACCACTGATTGGGGCTGTCCTGATTCACTTCCCGAAAATCGATTGCTTTCAGTTTCCATTTCCTATGGAGAAAATGGGAAGGAGGCTGGAAAAATAGACAAAGACCCGCCGACTTCCAACCTGTGCGTTAGACCCCAGTGAACCCCTTGTTCTGGGTGGCTGCTCCTCTGctctccaatttttctccatgtccTTTCTCCTTGAATCCAGCCAGGGACCCTTCCtgtggagggggcagggcagCCTCCTCCCTGGCACCACCTGGTCCACCCTTCACCCTGTCCTGCCTCCCCCAGATGTCTCTTCCTGGCCCCCCCTCACCTGGGGTAAACGTTCTGGGAAATAAGCAAGTCTAGCCCATTCAGTAGGGTTTTTAAGGCCTTCACATCTCTTGTCTTCAGCTGGTACTCCACAAGCAGACAGGCCAAGGGGCAGGACAGCACCATCTTCTTTACCATCTCCATGTGACCTCCCTTTATAGCCTCCTTGTACAACTGCAGGGTAAGCACCCTGGGCAGGTACTCCAGATTGGGAATGGGCAAGGCCTCGTTGCGCAGTACATTCTGTATCACCAGGTCCTGGAGTGTGGGTACAGTTCTGATGCTCATCCTGTTGAATCTGCAGGGAACAGAGGCACCCTTTCAGGCCAAGCCTGAAAAACCCCTCCTCAACCAGCTGAGATCCAAATCCTGGTTAGCCACAGCTCtgtggtggtggggatcaaaTCCCCAGTATCCAGGTCCACCTCTGGTCCTCCCAACACTAATCCCACTGGTTATCAAGGAGTCTGAAGGCTCACCAGTCCCTCTATGGACAGGTGACTCATCCTCACTTTTGAGATCCTGGGGAGTGAACCAAGGGCTGAAtgcctgccaggcaagtgccttaccactgatccacatcccaaACCTGAACCTCACTTAGGACCCCCTTAAAGAGAATGGAAATGTCACAGGGCCAATGCCCAGCCTGGTGGCAtaagcctgtaattctagcaacttgggacactgaggcagtaggactacaaattcaagtccagcctcagcaacttaacaagacccaaGGCCCTCGTGAAAGATCCaaccagaataaaaaattaaaagggctggaatatggctaagtggtaaagcaccctgagttcaatccccattaccaaaaaataattttttaaataatgagaacctcaagttcaagggcagactGGGAAACTGAGCAAGACCTTGTCCGAGGCTCaagatggggttcagtggtaTCGAGCTTGCcgagcatgtgaggccctgggttcaattccctgtaccacacatgcacacacaaaaccaTAAACATATGTGGACTTGCACAGATGCAAATCTAGATATAGCTATAGCTTAGGAGCTGTGCTGAGGGTGGTAGCTCAGTAATATAGGAGGTTACCGAGCCCACATATAGCCTTGGGTGAGATCCCCATTGGActccaaaaatgaaaaccagaactTTTGGTTGATGAACTTAGAGGAAGTTTCTTTGGggttcctggtttcagaggttcattccacggacagccagctccattgctcaaGAGGCAGAAGAACATGACCAAACAGAGCCTCAGGAAAGCTGATCAGTACAGGGCAGCCTGGAGGTGGTGGGCATGGTGCCAAGAACCTTTAACAGGGGTTCACGGGATGCTTtcactatatcccttgtggctttgaaacttacatgtttctccccccacccccgcatctTCTTTTCTCTAACCTTCTCGTTCATGATCTCCCTGATCTCCTGCCTAATCCCATTTTcttgaatcacctctataaaagccccctgttcctgagGATAGGCAGAAGCACAGGCTTTGGGACACTagtccctgtgtttcttctttgctagcaaaacaataaacctttttcctttttctcaatatCTTGTCATTGCTATTGGATCAGCCTGGAGgatggggaccaagcctttggttgcaaaaatataaacccaaagacaCACCCACAgggacctatttcctccagccacacctcacctgcctagaGTTTATCACCCAGTATGTAGTCCTATCAAATCCATTAAATAGATAAATGTACTGATTATGGATCTTATAACCCAATCGTCTCACCCGTTGCATTAACACTTGAACCTTTGGGAGAATACATCCTATCCAAACCGTGACACCAAAATCCAGTAATAAAACAttgatataaaatgtatacatcaCATACATGCGCacatattcctttgttttgtggtgataaggtttgaacccaggtcctcgtaCTAGGGAAGTCCTCTAATACTGAGCATCACCCTCACCCTGTTTTAAGctctaaatataaaatgactTGTAAAACCACAATACACAAATTCCATGAACTGTCATTTAAAGGAATATAGACTATATATGAAAATTGTCAAGACAATTCAAAATCAAATAGATAGCTCTCAGTTAAAAATGTTGCactgggccaggtgcagtggcacacacctgtaatcccagcagctcgggaggctaagacaggaggatcttaaaagccagcctcagcaatggtgaggcactaagcaactcagtgagaccctgtctctaaataaaatacaaaactagggctggggatgtggctcaaatggtcaagtgcccctgagttcaatctttgatgccaaaaaaaaaaataatatatatatatatatatatatatatatatatatatatatatatatatatatatatatatcattgggTGCGGTGGTGCGTGCTGCtaaccccagcaatttaggaggctgaggcaggagcatcaaaagtttaaggccagccttagcaatttagggagattctAGGCAACTTATTGGGGCCCTGTGTCCAAAAAATTGTAAaaggtgctggagatgtggctcatttgttaagcagccctgagttcaatccccagtccacaAAATGTCAAGTTGCAGGTCAGCcacagcaccttagcaagacgtTGACCaacttattttattcaaaataaaaaacaggtctgtggagatgaggctcagtggtaaatcatccttgggttcaatccctaagaATCAGCAGCACCAGTGGTGGCAAACTGGGCTGCAGTCACCAGGGCAGACTGGCTGTGGTAGACAGGGTGGCGCATCCTTGGGGGGGGGGCTGTCACTTACCCTCTCTGCACGTCTGGATGGAACAGTCTGGCTCTCCAAGTGTCAACAGATCCAGGCAGTGACTCTTGGTCCAGGATTCTCTGGAACCTTCTCTGGCTGGTCTGAAGCTCTTATTCCTCCTCTCCAAACCCCTCCCTTCCAATCAGAAGCTCATATCTGACTAGATTATTGAATCTCATCCAATTAATCCTGGTTGGATTTTCAGCTTATTGATTGGTTTTAGCAGATCtccaggcaggaaggggaagggattcTGGGTGGGGTGGAGATCCTCTCAGGGATTTCTTTCACAGAGCTTCATTCACAGGGTCACCCTCAGTTTTGAGCAAGAGACACCAAAGGACTTCATCTGATATTGACACAGAGAAACACCTGAAAACTCATTGTTCAGGGGTCCATGGCCACACTGATATTGTGAACCTGTTCCAGAGTTAAAACCTCTTAGGTGTGATGGCTCACTTCTTTAATCCCATCTATGCCAGCAGCCCCAGAGGCTGAAGGAGGGCAATCCCTAAAGCAAGGAGCTCCAGGCTAGCCTGGTCAGCAGGGTGAGAACCCatctcagaaacaaaaacaaaaatactttatgAAGCCGGGCGTGGctgcacacacctctaatcccagtagctctggaggctgaggcaggaggattgcaagttcaaggctggcctcagcactttagtgaggcactgagcaactcaagaccctgtctcaaaataaaatacaaaaagtggctcagtagaaaagaaattggaaaggAGTTGCTAGAGACACAACAGAGACTCCTAAAACCTCTCGCTACCCTTgaggacagggagggagaagcAGTCTTTTGTTCCCTTACAAGGTAAAGGATGTTTCAGGGGGATCAGCTCAGCAAACTGGCTTGAGAATATTGTCACCAAATATGAGCTGGGACCTGAGACCAGAGAGCAGCTTCGACTACCATCCCTGGGAAGGCCACTTTTCCATGTCTGAAGCCACTGAGGATGGAAGCTGTGGGTACCTCTCAGGATGTTGGGGAGCAAGAAATGTAGGTCAAAGTGTGGGTCCCTCTCATCATGGCAGCCACCACCTGGAGCCTTTCAGTGTCAGGGTTCTTCCTACAGGGGCATTTCCCAGGCAATGCTGAGCCCCACACAGTGCCAGGGTCCTTTATCCTATAAAAGCAAAGTCTAAGGaacaatgacattttaaagaGTGTTTGATAATAGCGAGGCATGCTGGTACAGGTCTGTAGTCTGAgaaactggggaagctgaggcaggaggattgcaagtttgagcctgCCTCAGCACTTGAATTTAGTAAGACCATCGGAAGCATATCAGTTcgtgtttaaaaatgaaaaggactggggaagccaggcacagtggggcacgCCTATGATCtcagtggatcaggaggctgagacaggaggatcttgagttcaaagccagcctcagcaatagtgaggcactctTAGCAATCAGTGGGACCATATCTCTAAATAAGAGaccaaaatagtgctggggatgtggctcagtggtcgagtgcccctgagttcaatccccagtaccaaaaaataaatttaaaaaatcaataacagggatagggaagaagctcagtggaacagtgcttgtccagcatgtttaaaaccttgggttcaatccctggtacaaaaaaaaaaaaaaaaaaaaaaaaaaaacctgctagcaaaattacttttttttttttaatgtatcctggggattgaacccaggtgtgtttaccaatgagccatgttcccagttctttttattttttattttgagacagggtctcggaacgttgcttagggtcttgctaaattgctggggctggccttgaacctatgatcctcctgcctcagtcttctaagaagctgggattataggtgtgtgataTCATGCCTGGctttgtctcataaattttgaccAACATCATGAGTATTTTGagctgtgggtatagctcagtggtagagcacgtgcttaGCATCTGTGCtgtcctggttttgatccccCGTACTTCCCCCAAAGCCATATAACTTTATGATATATTCTGTGATAGAATTCTGTGGATTGTGAGGGCTACTCTTAAAAACTGATGACCACTCTTGTGTTGCCTAGACTCGGAGAGCAGCAGCCCTCTGGTCCTCCACACTCATTTTGGAACACAGTTTCCTGGGAACATTTAGTCTCCTACCCCATTTATGTACAGATCACCTATTGCAGGGGAATAACTGAGGAACATGGATAAAGGAAtcattctgtgtgtgtatatgtgtttgtgtgttttattagagtttaatctaggggtgctctaccattgagctacattcatagccttttttattttttattttgagacagtctaacttgtccaggctggcctcaaacctgccatcctcctgcctcagcctcccaagtcactgagattataggtatgtgccactgtgcccgacCAACAAACTACTCTTTTTACCATGTATTCCTCactcagaaatatttaatatttattttaactagaTTAACTTGTCTCATGAAGCCCTATCAGATGGAATAAAACTAAGTCCGGTATTTAAGTCATGTTTCACTTGATTCTAGatgtaaagataatttaaaattaaaaataatttctgaaaagtcatctttctggaatcattaaaaatGGTGCACATGTGTACGGACACATTTAAGTAATTCAATTATTATTAAGTTTAATTTGTTTCTAGATAGGGGCCTCAcagtgttgctcaggctggcagTGTTCTTGGAATCCTTCTGCTGGGCCTCGGGGGAGCAAATTATAGGACTGGGCTACCATGCCTGACTTCAGTATCATGTTataccccttcctccctccctccttttctcccttcctccctccctcccttccttccttcctccctccctccctcccttccttccttccttcattcctccctctctctctgcctccctcccttcctccctccctccctccctccctccctcccttcctttcttcctttcattcttttttgttttctgttatttgtttttatttttcatactggggattgaatccacaggtgctgtaccactgagatacatccccagcccttttcttgtttgttttttgttttcttttgaacagagttttcctaaattgctgactttgaatttgcaattctcctgtgtTGGTCTCCCAGtttgctgggattagagatgtgcaccactgcatcagTCTCTATTTGAAAATATGGGAAGGACACAAAGTAGCCACATTAAATTATATAGGAGcataacaggggttcacttgatgctttgactatatagCCCTTGGGGCTTTGAAACctacatgtttgtttttttttccctaaacttctccctgaccttcttcttcctgatctctcctccttaatctccttttctctgaatcacctctatccCCTACCCCTTTCCTCTGAATAGGTAAAATCACAGCAATAAacctactttttcatttttctcaagacCTTATCTTTTTTATTAGATTGGTGTCCAGGGAGAGGACTGCGACTGGGGGAtatcaagtttgaggacagcctgggcaatttagggagaccctgtctcacaacaacaattttgtttttaaagcctgGGCATAGAGAGAtcaatggtggagcactcctggattggatccccagcactgtaaactaaataaacagaaaaaaaccaaaacaaaactagaaaaccTCCATTGCTTTAAGAAAAGCAGAAGTGTGAAACCCCTTACACCTTTAATTCCCTTTAACTACAGGAAAAAGAGGTGTCTAGGGTATGGGAGTATGAGACTTCATCTTTTAATCCCTAAAAAAGTGTCTTGAAGTAGTCTGGGGTTAACCAATCAGCGATTTTTCTCTTGCTCCAACTCGTGCCCCTCCTTACAGGGAAAATAAGTTTGAAACTGTCAATCTACTTCAAGCTCTGCTCTTGCTGCCTTTGGGGGTTTTTGTGGTACTGTTTTTTGGTGGAACCTAGCGGTGCTCTACctatgagctatatccccaatcctttttaattttatttgagaaaagctgtcactaagttgcccaggctggctttgagtgtgtgatcctcctgcctcagcctccaaaagtGGTCCGGACTACAGGGAGGTGTGCACCATCAGGCCcagttttctgctttattttgcaGTGAGCAACTCCTCTACCATAGAGCTTCATCCCCACCCAATAtgggtattttcttttaatttaatgaacACTCTTTTCTTGTTTCAGGAAAGAACATTCCTAAAGCCATAGTgttcaatattaaaatttaatgcaTTTACAAGATAAAAAAGTTTATTCAGGTAAAAAGCAATCCATGAACTGGGGAACTCCACATTGGAAGACATTCCCTGGCCAGGTGCGATGGCACACActcgtaatcccagcaactggggaagttgagcaggaggatcacagcctgggcaatttagcaaggccctaagcaacttagtgagagcctgtctcaaactaaaacaaaaagggctgggaaggtagcAGAGTGgtcaagcccctgggttcaatccataatatcaaaaaagaaaaaaatatatccaaaataaatacaactttataattaaaaaaaaaatgacatgatttaaCCAACTAATAAATCAATGGTGGAGGCCTGCTTATCTGATCAAAACCTCGTGTTTGTTCTTCAAGGTGTTTAAATTTGGGgtgatgccaggcatggtggcacacgcctgttttcacagagacaggagaggctgaagcaagaggatcacaagttcatgggcagcctcagtaacttaacgaggccctcagcaacttagcaagaccctgtcttaaaataaaaaataaaagctgagcatggtggcacacacctgtaatcccagtggctcagggaggtaaggcaggaggatcgtgggttcaacGCCATCTTTAGCAACAGCAAGGATGCTTTTCTCTATCCCTTGCCCCTCCAATCCAGCCTGGTGCCCCCACCTGTACCAGCTGAGGAGGGGCAGGCACAACCTGCTTCAGGGGTCAGCACAGCTGCCACAAGCACATCCACATCTGGAAGCCCCTCCCAGGTGGGGCTCAGCATGGCCAAGGCCTCTCCAACCCTCCTTGCTGGCAGCACAGGAAGCCTGTTGGGCACACTTCAGCACCCACTCTCCCTGCCCACAGCCATCACTTCCCTGGACTCCCAGGGAGCTCCCTTCCAGGGTCCCCCTCACCTGGGGCGATCCTGCTGGGCAGCCAGCATGTCCAGCCCATCCAGTGCCGCTTGGATCATCTCCAGCTGTGGCTTCTTCATCAGGGCCCCCAGCGGCAGGTGGGTGAAGGGCCAGGCCTGCACCATTTTCTTCAGGACCTCAGTGTGTCCCCCGCTGAAGGCCTCTATGAAGAGTGGTGGGAAGAGCTGTATGGGCAGGTCCTCCAGAGCTAGGATGGCCCTGGACTTGTCCTTCAGGAGGCTGCGCCCTGCCAGCTCCTGGAGTGTGGGTGGGGTCCGCTGCTCATCCTCTGGAGTCTGCATGGAGGGATCCTGGTGGATACCCCTCCCAAACACATCATTCACAGCCAAGCTCCATAGCTCTACCTTATACCCACCCCGAGGAAACCACTCAGCCAAGTGGCTGCTTTGGCAATTGATTGATCCAATTTCACTCTTTGGGTGCCACAACAGGCCTGGTGGTTCAGGCCTATAACCCCATGGCTtgggagactgtggcaggaggatcataaattccaGGCCATCctagaacttagtgagaccacgtatcaaaatgaaaaataaaatagggttggggatgtagctcagtagtagagtgcccctgagttcaatccctagcttcagtaaataaataactaaagtgGGTGtcattggttttcatttttaaaaagagcaatttttaaattgatttacttacttatacttttcttttctttttcttttttggtgatactagggattgaagcaaGGGGtagcttaccactgagctacacccttaccccttttggtttgtatttattAACTTTGTGGcacaggattaaactcagggtgctttccctctgagctacatccccagccctgtttgtttttgataccaaagattgaactctgggtacttaaccactgagccacatcctcagctctttttattttttatattgaggctgcttagggccttgttaatttgctgtggctggctttgaaccctaatcctcctgcttcctcagcctcctaaattgctgggattataggcatgtgccaccaaacacagcaaaaagtataattttaaggatgcacaatataaatatttttattatcagaaaatagaattccagggctggggatatggctgaagcaatagtgcactcgcctggaatgggtgaggcactgggttcgatcctcaataccacataaaaataaaaaaataaagatattgtatctacctaaatctaaaaaaataaatattatatacaaataaataaataagtcttcCTTAAATAAAAGAAGATAGAATTCTAATCAATTAGATGGTAACAGGATTGCAATCTACTTAACTAATTTTAAAGTgggtggggctggagctcagtggaagagcagtTGCCTAggacgtgtgaagcactgggtttgatcctcagcagcacataaaaattaataaatggcgGGCTGGGGATTAGGTCAGTTGGTAtatgcttgcctcatatgcacaaggccctggtttcaatcaccagcacttccaaataaatagatagataaaagaatGCAGTCCAtgtaaacttatttatttatttattttaaatgcgAGACATGCgtgcacaagcctataatcccaggggctcccgagattgagacaggaggatcatgcattcaaagccagcctcagcaagcgcggcgctaagcaatttagtgagatcctgtctgtaaataaaatatgaaatagggctggggtgtggctcagtggttgagtgtccctgagttcaatccctggaaccaaaaaaaaaaaaaaaaaaaaaaaagaaataatgaaaattgaaaGAGACATAAACTATAGTGGAAATCTTAATGTTCAGGATAAAcgaaaaactacactgagaggcAAACCCTAAGTCCTAAATTGGTTcatgagaaaaaacagaaaattgttcCTGAATCCGCACAGGTGAGGGGGTGTCTCGGTGGTGCTCAGGGCGGTGTGGGACTTATGGGATCTTTCCACGTGTGCGGGGTGCTCAAAGCCTCAGCATGTGGTGATGGTTCTCCTTGGGCTCCAGGACTCTTGTGTTTCTCCTCTGGCTCCGCAGAAGCATTTATGGACCTCCCAGACCACGCCCCCACCTCCACCTTTTGACTAGTATCCAATCAGAAAGCAGTATCTAATAACATTCCCCAATCTCCACCCACGTAATCCTGATCGGATTTTCTTTCTCCAGATTAATTGATTGAATCCCATGTTTTTGCAGGAGGGCAGAATCAGGGAGAGTGAGGGCCAGGGTTGCCTCCATCCATGTACTCCACACGGTGGACTGAATTTTGCCCATATGTGACTCTCGTGTTCCTGCCTGGAAGACAGAAAAGCACTGAATCCCTAcagtaagaaaaaacaaaaccccccaaatatCATTGTGATATCTTTGccatatccaaaatattttttaaaaaatatttcctaaagatTCCATTGTAAAACAGCTTTTTGAAGATACTAGCGTCATCCACGAAGAAAACAGATGGAAACCAGGTGTCCAACAGTCACATAGGTGTGACATTACCTTGCAGTAGATCAGGGCCACCCAGGAGGAAGAATGGACAACAAGGGTGAAATCAGTCTTCTAGACTTGGGGCAAGACTTGTCCTGTTTGTCTGtgtgaactggggattgaacccattggtgctctaccactgag
This sequence is a window from Marmota flaviventris isolate mMarFla1 chromosome 10, mMarFla1.hap1, whole genome shotgun sequence. Protein-coding genes within it:
- the LOC139707338 gene encoding PRAME family member 15-like; this translates as MQTPEDEQRTPPTLQELAGRSLLKDKSRAILALEDLPIQLFPPLFIEAFSGGHTEVLKKMVQAWPFTHLPLGALMKKPQLEMIQAALDGLDMLAAQQDRPRFNRMSIRTVPTLQDLVIQNVLRNEALPIPNLEYLPRVLTLQLYKEAIKGGHMEMVKKMVLSCPLACLLVEYQLKTRDVKALKTLLNGLDLLISQNVYPRFSLQLRKVNKLRELYVNNVLFLYRALHKILLSQTSLKTLSLRGCPLKEKDLKHLSMCPSTDQLKCLDLSSFSMKGMSPEPLLVLLEKVAHTLETLVLEFCEITESQLNAISPALGHCSQLKTFSFCGNQIPLTALKNLLSHTASLPLEQAKYPAPLESFDEILGDSWTEINPMKFDQVQNELMQLVKDIRPVHDIQIYSYDCVLHLKHTDFIA